One region of Oncorhynchus keta strain PuntledgeMale-10-30-2019 chromosome 24, Oket_V2, whole genome shotgun sequence genomic DNA includes:
- the LOC118357615 gene encoding ATP-sensitive inward rectifier potassium channel 12-like, which produces MSVGRINRYSIVSSEEEALRLTNMHSSSGGGMNGFGNGKIHTRHKVRNRFVKKNGQCNVQFANMEDKSSRYMADLFTTCVDIRWRYMLVLFTLVFVLSWLAFGLAFWVIALLHGDLDNPAGDDNFTPCVLQVNGFVAAFLFSIETQSTIGYGYRCVTEECPVAVFMVVFQSIISCIIDCFMIGAIMAKMARPKKRARTLLFSHNAVISLRDSKLCLMWRVGNLRKSHIVEAHVRAQLIKPRITDEGEYIPLDQVDINVGFDKGLDRIFLVSPITIIHEINEDSPLYGIRKNDLDTADFEIVVILEGMVEATAMTTQARSSYLATEVLWGYRFEPVLFEEKNLYRVDYSHFHKTYEVPSTPCCSAKDMVENKFLVPTSNSFCYENELAFLSRDEDEEEEVVGMGMGMGSGSFRALANLNSPGRNNRHEFERLQTTRGLDQRSYRRESEI; this is translated from the coding sequence ATGAGCGTTGGGCGGATCAACCGTTACAGCATCGTGTCGTCCGAGGAGGAGGCACTGCGCCTCACCAATATGCACAGCAGCAGCGGTGGCGGCATGAACGGCTTCGGCAACGGCAAGATCCACACACGCCATAAGGTCCGCAACCGCTTTGTCAAGAAGAATGGCCAGTGCAACGTGCAGTTCGCCAACATGGAGGACAAGTCATCTCGCTACATGGCCGACCTTTTCACCACGTGCGTGGACATCCGTTGGCGCTACATGCTGGTGCTGTTCACACTGGTGTTCGTGCTGTCCTGGCTGGCCTTTGGCCTGGCCTTCTGGGTTATAGCATTGCTCCACGGCGACCTGGACAACCCAGCCGGAGACGACAACTTCACACCTTGCGTCCTGCAGGTCAACGGCTTCGTGGCCGCCTTCCTGTTCTCCATCGAGACCCAGTCAACCATCGGCTACGGCTACCGCTGCGTGACAGAGGAGTGTCCGGTCGCCGTGTTCATGGTGGTCTTCCAGTCCATCATTAGCTGCATCATCGACTGCTTCATGATCGGCGCCATCATGGCCAAGATGGCAAGGCCCAAGAAACGTGCGCGGACACTACTGTTCAGCCACAACGCAGTGATCTCTTTGCGCGACAGCAAGCTGTGCCTCATGTGGAGGGTGGGGAACCTAAGGAAGAGTCACATCGTAGAGGCCCATGTCAGAGCTCAGCTCATCAAACCCCGGATCACTGACGAAGGGGAGTATATCCCCCTGGACCAAGTAGACATCAATGTGGGCTTTGACAAAGGCCTGGACAGGATTTTCTTGGTTTCTCCCATTACGATTATCCATGAGATCAATGAGGATAGTCCACTCTATGGGATCAGGAAAAATGACCTGGATACGGCGGATTTTGAGATTGTGGTCATACTGGAAGGGATGGTCGAGGCAACCGCCATGACCACGCAGGCCCGCAGCTCCTACCTGGCCACGGAGGTACTGTGGGGTTACCGGTTCGAGCCAGTGCTCTTCGAGGAGAAGAACCTGTACAGGGTGGATTACTCTCACTTTCACAAGACCTACGAGGTACCGTCCACCCCGTGCTGCAGTGCCAAGGACATGGTGGAGAACAAGTTCCTGGTGCCCACCTCCAACTCCTTCTGTTACGAGAACGAGCTGGCCTTTCTCAGCCgggatgaggatgaggaagaggaggtggtgggCATGGGCATGGGCATGGGCAGTGGTTCGTTCAGAGCGTTGGCCAACCTGAACAGTCCGGGGCGGAACAATCGACACGAATTTGAGCGGCTACAGACCACCAGGGGACTGGACCAAAGGTCGTACCGCAGGGAGTCGGAGATATGA